Proteins encoded within one genomic window of Halomonas sp. YLGW01:
- a CDS encoding co-chaperone GroES translates to MNIRPLHDRVIVRRVEEEQKTAGGIVLPGSAQEKPTRGEILAVGNGRILDNGEVRALDVKVGDTVIFKDGFGVEKEKIDGEEVLIMSESDILAVVEG, encoded by the coding sequence ATGAACATCCGTCCCTTGCACGATCGCGTCATCGTCCGTCGCGTGGAAGAAGAACAGAAAACTGCTGGCGGTATCGTGCTTCCGGGCAGCGCCCAGGAAAAGCCGACGCGCGGTGAAATCCTCGCCGTCGGTAACGGCCGGATTCTCGACAACGGCGAAGTCCGTGCCCTGGACGTCAAGGTCGGCGACACCGTCATCTTCAAGGACGGCTTCGGCGTCGAAAAAGAGAAGATCGACGGTGAGGAAGTCCTGATCATGAGCGAGAGCGACATCCTCGCCGTGGTCGAAGGCTGA
- the groL gene encoding chaperonin GroEL (60 kDa chaperone family; promotes refolding of misfolded polypeptides especially under stressful conditions; forms two stacked rings of heptamers to form a barrel-shaped 14mer; ends can be capped by GroES; misfolded proteins enter the barrel where they are refolded when GroES binds), with the protein MAAKQVKFSDDARKKMSRGVDVLANAVKATLGPKGRNVVLEKSFGAPTVTKDGVSVAKEIELKDKFENMGAQMVKEVASKTSDVAGDGTTTATVLAQAIVTEGMKGVTAGMNPMDLKRGIDKAVAEAVKQVRELSVPCTEPKSIAQVGTISANGDANIGEIIADAMQKVGKEGVITVDEGRGLEDELEVVEGMQFDRGYLSPYFVTNQDTMAVELEDPYLLLVDKKISNIRELLPVLEAVAKAGKPLAIIAEDIEGEALATLVVNTMRGIVKVAAAKAPGFGDRRKAMLQDIAILTNGTVISEEVGLTLEQANLDHLGSAKRVTMSKENTTIIDGAGEEADIEARVGQIRAQIEETSSDYDREKLQERVAKLAGGVAVIRVGAATEVEMKEKKARVEDALHSTRAAVEEGVVPGGGTALVRVLTMMQELQGDNEDQTHGIKLALRAMEAPLRQIVTNAGQEASVILNRVKEGEGNFGYNAQTGEFGDLFEMGVLDPAKVTRSALQSAGSIAGLMITTECMIADDPEEKDAGGAPDMGGMGGMGGMGGMM; encoded by the coding sequence ATGGCAGCGAAACAGGTTAAGTTCTCCGACGACGCCCGCAAGAAAATGTCTCGTGGCGTTGACGTTCTGGCCAACGCCGTCAAGGCGACCCTGGGCCCGAAAGGTCGTAACGTCGTACTCGAGAAGTCCTTCGGCGCACCGACCGTCACCAAGGACGGCGTCTCCGTGGCCAAGGAAATCGAACTGAAGGACAAGTTCGAAAACATGGGCGCGCAGATGGTCAAGGAAGTCGCTTCCAAGACCTCCGACGTCGCCGGCGACGGCACCACCACCGCCACCGTGCTGGCTCAGGCCATCGTCACCGAGGGCATGAAGGGCGTGACCGCCGGCATGAACCCGATGGACCTGAAGCGCGGCATCGACAAGGCCGTGGCCGAGGCCGTCAAGCAGGTACGTGAACTGTCCGTGCCCTGCACCGAGCCGAAGTCCATCGCTCAGGTCGGCACCATCTCCGCCAACGGCGACGCCAACATCGGCGAAATCATCGCCGACGCCATGCAGAAGGTCGGCAAGGAAGGCGTCATCACCGTCGACGAAGGCCGCGGCCTGGAAGACGAGTTGGAAGTGGTCGAAGGCATGCAGTTCGATCGCGGCTACCTGTCGCCGTACTTCGTGACCAACCAGGACACCATGGCGGTGGAACTGGAAGACCCGTACCTGCTGCTGGTCGACAAGAAGATCTCCAACATCCGCGAACTGCTGCCGGTGCTGGAAGCCGTCGCCAAGGCCGGCAAGCCGCTGGCGATCATCGCCGAGGACATCGAGGGCGAAGCCCTGGCGACCCTGGTGGTCAACACCATGCGTGGCATCGTCAAGGTCGCAGCCGCCAAGGCACCGGGCTTCGGTGACCGTCGCAAGGCCATGCTGCAGGATATCGCCATCCTGACCAACGGCACAGTGATCTCCGAGGAAGTCGGTCTGACTCTCGAGCAGGCCAACCTGGATCACCTGGGCAGCGCCAAGCGCGTCACCATGTCCAAGGAAAACACCACCATCATCGATGGTGCCGGTGAAGAGGCCGACATCGAGGCCCGCGTGGGTCAGATCCGTGCTCAGATCGAGGAAACCTCCTCTGACTACGATCGCGAGAAGCTGCAGGAGCGTGTCGCCAAGCTGGCTGGCGGTGTTGCCGTCATCCGCGTCGGTGCCGCTACCGAAGTGGAGATGAAGGAGAAGAAGGCTCGCGTCGAAGACGCCCTGCACTCCACTCGCGCTGCCGTCGAGGAAGGCGTGGTCCCGGGTGGCGGTACTGCCCTGGTCCGCGTGCTGACCATGATGCAGGAGCTCCAGGGCGACAACGAAGACCAGACTCACGGCATCAAGCTGGCGCTGCGCGCCATGGAAGCGCCGCTGCGTCAGATCGTCACTAATGCCGGTCAGGAAGCATCCGTGATCCTGAACCGCGTCAAGGAAGGCGAAGGCAACTTCGGCTACAACGCCCAGACCGGCGAGTTCGGCGACCTGTTCGAAATGGGCGTGCTGGACCCGGCCAAGGTGACCCGCAGCGCGCTGCAGTCTGCCGGTTCCATCGCAGGCCTCATGATCACCACCGAGTGCATGATCGCCGACGATCCGGAAGAGAAAGACGCCGGCGGTGCCCCCGACATGGGCGGCATGGGTGGCATGGGTGGCATGGGCGGCATGATGTAA
- a CDS encoding RNA methyltransferase translates to MLSNVRIVLVQTFHPGNIGQAARAMKTMGLNDLVLVNPRCFPDPEATRLAAGAEDLVESARVVGSLKEAVGDCVQVVGASARLRSLPLPHFDEPDDMAHELADHAVDAPVALVFGRERSGLTNDEIGHCTHQVSIPANPDYGILNLAQAVQVLAYEVNRAWRRRPDSGYHPTRPTGEKLPSREQLDHFHEHLGRVMQASGFLTQPHARTEAQLQALFARAQPTRRELSLLRGLLSALEPKDHTPGDGQA, encoded by the coding sequence ATGCTTTCCAACGTCCGAATCGTCCTCGTCCAGACCTTCCACCCCGGCAACATCGGCCAGGCCGCCCGCGCCATGAAGACCATGGGGCTCAACGATCTGGTACTGGTCAACCCGCGCTGCTTTCCCGATCCGGAGGCTACCCGGCTCGCCGCCGGCGCCGAGGATCTGGTCGAATCGGCTCGCGTGGTCGGAAGTCTCAAGGAGGCCGTCGGCGACTGCGTCCAAGTCGTAGGCGCCAGCGCCAGGCTGCGCAGCCTGCCGCTGCCTCACTTCGATGAGCCAGACGACATGGCTCATGAACTTGCCGATCATGCCGTGGACGCGCCGGTGGCGCTGGTCTTCGGTCGCGAGCGCTCGGGGCTGACCAATGACGAGATCGGCCACTGCACCCACCAGGTCAGCATCCCGGCCAACCCAGACTACGGCATCCTCAACCTCGCCCAGGCGGTGCAGGTGCTGGCCTACGAGGTCAACCGCGCCTGGCGGCGCCGGCCAGACAGCGGCTACCACCCCACTCGGCCCACTGGCGAGAAGCTGCCCAGCCGCGAGCAGCTCGACCACTTCCATGAACATCTCGGCCGGGTCATGCAGGCCAGCGGCTTCCTGACCCAGCCCCATGCCCGCACCGAGGCTCAGTTGCAGGCCCTATTCGCCCGCGCCCAGCCGACCCGCCGCGAGCTGTCGCTGCTACGTGGCCTGCTGAGCGCCCTCGA